In the Candidatus Nanoarchaeia archaeon genome, ATGCTTTCTAGAGTACTCTCAAAGCATTCCTTTATTTAAACGTTTATTGAAACCCAGGAGCAGTAACTAGTTACTTAAAACCCAGACTGGTTAAGAAAAAAGAGAAGATAGAATTACTTATTTCCTTCCTGCCTCAATGGCTCTTGCTGTTTTCAGCAAAGAGCGGCACCTCGCCCGTAAGGGACAACCCCCTCCGCTGCGCTTCTTAACTTTATAGAGCCTCGCAGAAATGATGCCGGACTTTCACCTGAGCCGAAATAGCCACACAAATTTTAAATAGTGCATCATCTGCCCCAGAGCATATGGGAACCTGCGACCTGTGCGGGAGGGAGTCTGAGCTGTATCGGGCGAGGGTTGAGGAGACGCTGCTTTCTGTATGCAAGGCCTGTTCGTCCTACGGAAAAGTGATGAGCCAACCGTCAAAGCCGCTGAAAGCAGTTACGCGGCCGAAGAAGCCTGAGCCTGTTGAGTCTGTTGTCCAGAACTGCGGAGAACTTGTGCGGATGGCAAGGGAAAAAAAAGGGATGAGCCAGAAGGAGTTCAGCAGAAAGATCAATGAAAAAGAGTCTGTGCTGCACCACATCGAGACTGGAAGATTTATTCCTCCTGTGCAGCTCGGAAGAAAGATTGAGCTGGCACTTGGCATCAGGCTTGTGACGGTTGAGAAAGACGAAGGGCAGCCTGAAAAGGCAGACAGAAGGAGCGACACCTTTACGCTAGGCGACTTTATCAAGGTCAGGAGATGATTGGCTCCGGTGAAAATATTTTCAAGGTTGCCGTCGGCTCGGCTGCGCATATGACTGGAGTGACTGACATTCCCCGAATGGGGCAACTCCCTTGTCAGTGCCACGTCTTTACGTTTAAGAGCCTCACGGTTGACGGCAACGCCATTTTCACCGGAGCCGAGATGATTGCATGAGCTCCTGGAGTTCAGCGCCGTATACAATCCCCTCTTTCTTCTTGGAATTGATGATGATGGTTGGGGCGTTTGTTACGTTGAACCTTGTCTTAAGCAGGTTCATAGAAGGCTCGTCAGGGTAAGCGAGGTCGAAGGAGAATATGACTGCTGAGCCGTCCTGCTTGGAGAGGTCATCAAGGATATAGCCTTGGCGTTCGCTTTGCCGGTCGTCGATGGTATAAAAGAAGAGGATTGGTGTATATTCAGGGCCGCAGCTATCTGCCCAGTCCTGGACAAGGAGGTAGGTGCTGAGCTCAAGGAGGAAATATTTCCGCTTCAGGTAATCAAAATCCTTCTCCTTCATGGAACTTCTTCCACGATAGGTGTTAAGATCTTCCCTGATGCCCTGAAGCTTGTTTAGGATATCCTGGATGCTTGCATGGAGAGTCTGGCAGCTCGTGTTTGAGTTCTCCTCAAGAAAAGACTTCTCCAGGAGGAATGATTCTGCAGACAGCTCGTTTGCAATGAGGACTGCCTGAAGCTTCTGCTCACGCACAAAATCCAGCGCATAGCTGATCATAATGGCAGACGCAAAAATGCTTACGGTGATGACCAGGCTTGCCACAAAAATTGTCTTTGGATTATCCATTCTGCAAAAGAGGACCTATCCTGTTTGGTTCAGCCTTGCCTGTAACCTTATACTTGTAATTGATTACCAGGCTTGGAGTTATTGTAATATTATAGAAGGCCTCAAGGAATTGTATCTGCTTGGCATAGCTGCTCTGAACAGCGAAGACGTGAAGTCCTGGATTTGCGGCAACGAGCTGATCGAGGGTATAGCCCTGCTCAACAGAGTCTGTAGTATTGGAATAGTAAAAGAGGATGACATCGATGGGTGTAGCGCAGGATTCTTTCACCTTTTTGAAGAAGAGGTAGGTGCGAACCTGGAGGAGGTGGTATTTTGTCTTGAGGTAGGCATAATTTCCAGCACCGAGCTGCTGCTCTGCTTCGGGATCAGAAAGCTGCCTTCCAATTCCTGCGAGTTCCTTGGAAAGGTAGTCAAGCCGCGTTTCTGCAAGGCGGCATTCCTCGCCTCCAAGATTTTTCAGGAGATCCTGCTCGATGAGGAAGGATTCTGAGTCAAGCTCGCTCTGCTTGACAAATTGCGCGACAGCATCCAATGGCTGTGTTGCAACAGAGACCCCAAAAAGTATCCCGGCTATAAAGGCTGCGGCAATGGCTGCAAGCACAATAGAGTACAGATAGCGTCTTCTTCTCCTTGCGATGACGATACTGTGCTGTGTTACCATTTCCTTTTTGACCGCACAAGCTCGTGCGATATTGCCATGATCCAGTGGATCCCCGTAAGGAAGGGATAGACTGAAAAATACATGAGTATGGCGAATGGGTTGATAATCTTTTCCTTTATCTGGCGGTGAGCGACAATAAAAAAGAGGACGCCTATCGAGGAGATGATAAAGACCGGAATCAGAATCTTAAAGTTCTGGCCATAGAGCAGGCTATCGAGTGTCGGGATTTCGAGGAATTTCTCAAAAAAATACCCTTGTATCGTTAAGGTGCGGAGGGTATCCTCAAAAATATCGCTTGCAAGGGTTACAACACCAAGAGACAGCATGAAGAGGAAGAGAGGGATTGAGATTACGCCAACCGGCAGCTGGTAGTAGCCTGTCAGTCCATACTTCCTGTTGAAGAACATGTCTTTGTAGGAGAGGTAATTCGTGATAAAGCCCCGAAACCAGCGGATGCGCTGCCTCCAGAGAGATTTAAAGGTTCTGGGAACTGCAGTATAGGTTATGCTTTCCGGGGCAAGCTTGATATCATAGCCGTTGTACTTTATCCTCAGGGCTATCTCGAAATCTTCAGTTATGTTTGATGCATCAAATCCGCCAAGGTCTTTGAGGATATGGGTGCGGTAGACGCTCAGGACACCGGGAGTGATATGGAGCGTGTTCAAAGCTGACATGATCCTGCGGATGAGGATTGCAAGGATATATTCAATATGCTGGACCTTTTCATAGATGTTCCTTGGCTTGTGGACCTTCAAAGCGGTAATGACTGCCGCAGTCGTATCTGAAAAATGCGGAAGAAGCTCTTTTAATGCAGCCTTATCAACCAGGGAATCTGCATCAAGGACTCCAAAGAATTCTGTTTTCGTGGATGCCAATGCTGTATTGAGGGCGCTGGCTTTTCCCATCTGGCTCTGCCGGATCAGCCGAATATCTGAGCGAGGATGCTTTTTTATGAATGAGCTGGCAATAGCTGCTGTTTTGTCTGTGCTTCCATCATCAACCACGAGGATGATAATCTTTTCTTCAGGATACTCAAGGGCCAGCAGCGAGAAAAGGCAGGATTCGATGCGCTTTTCTTCATTATGGCATGGCACTGCAATCGTTACTGAGCCGCTCTCCTTTCTCTCTGCTTTTGGGCTTTCCGAGAGGTACAGGAAGCTTAGTGTGAGAACAGCAATATAGAGAGAGACAAAAGAGAGGACAAAGATTATGGTTTGCATCATGGCTGAGGCCGCACCATCCAGATCTGAACGTCTGGATTTTCATAGGCTTTGGTGAAAATCTCATTCTCCTTGAGTATCGAAAGCAAGCCTTGGTTTTCAGTCTTCCATATCATGCCTTTCATACTTTTGTCAATCCAGAGGTAGCGGATTGTATACTTTGCGAGGAGTTTGCGGGTCTTGAGGATGTCCCGGCCGGAAAATATCTGCTGCATATCTTCCTGGACGTGCCGGTTTTGGCCCGGGATATTGTTTTGGAGGGCTTGCAGCTGCGCAACTGATTGTATCCAGAACCCGTTTTTCGGATGCGAAAGCACAACATCTCCCTTATTTGAGTGCAACCGCAGCCAATCAAGGCTTTCGATCATGGCAGGAGATGGGTCTGCTGAGCTTGCCCGCACAAGGAATGATACGGCACTGAAGAGTATCCCAAGAAGTATGACAAAGAGTGTAAGATCCTTTATCAATGGGAGTGTCCACTTCCTGGAGTAGAGATGGGTGATTGCCTTGCCTGCAAACCATGCAACAAGGATGTTGAGAAGTATCTGGGTAAATGGCATGAGCGTGGTGAAGGAAGCCAAGACTACGGTTAGCAGGATGACTGGGGCCAGCTTCTTCTTATCCTTCCAAAGGAAGACCATGCCGAGGATAGCAAGGACCAGGGCAAAAACAGAGAATCCTGACGTGCTGCCGAGATCAGAGATCACTGCCTGGAGAAAGTTGGCTGCAGCTCCATCGTAGACAGGAGGAGAGACTGGCAAGAGGAACGCAAGCGCTATTGTGAGAGCAGCCAGGGCCATGATTAGGTACTTTAAAGAGTCTCTTCTGACAATAAAGGATACAGACAGGAGAACCAGAAGGAGAACAATTGATTCCCTT is a window encoding:
- a CDS encoding glycosyltransferase family 2 protein encodes the protein MQTIIFVLSFVSLYIAVLTLSFLYLSESPKAERKESGSVTIAVPCHNEEKRIESCLFSLLALEYPEEKIIILVVDDGSTDKTAAIASSFIKKHPRSDIRLIRQSQMGKASALNTALASTKTEFFGVLDADSLVDKAALKELLPHFSDTTAAVITALKVHKPRNIYEKVQHIEYILAILIRRIMSALNTLHITPGVLSVYRTHILKDLGGFDASNITEDFEIALRIKYNGYDIKLAPESITYTAVPRTFKSLWRQRIRWFRGFITNYLSYKDMFFNRKYGLTGYYQLPVGVISIPLFLFMLSLGVVTLASDIFEDTLRTLTIQGYFFEKFLEIPTLDSLLYGQNFKILIPVFIISSIGVLFFIVAHRQIKEKIINPFAILMYFSVYPFLTGIHWIMAISHELVRSKRKW
- a CDS encoding multiprotein bridging factor aMBF1; the protein is MGTCDLCGRESELYRARVEETLLSVCKACSSYGKVMSQPSKPLKAVTRPKKPEPVESVVQNCGELVRMAREKKGMSQKEFSRKINEKESVLHHIETGRFIPPVQLGRKIELALGIRLVTVEKDEGQPEKADRRSDTFTLGDFIKVRR